The following nucleotide sequence is from Glycine max cultivar Williams 82 chromosome 9, Glycine_max_v4.0, whole genome shotgun sequence.
ACTTATGCATCTCACATCTAAGATTTTATTTGGGATATTTATGTTACTTTAtacatttgttttctttttttcttaccaaACAATCTAAACCGTGTaccattttttattccttttagattgtttagattataaaaaataagcaatttttaactaattaaaatgccttgagaatataaaaaaaattaatattcactGCTTATAAACttgaatataagcaaaaaaaaaatcatatatgatAGTCCAAAacataagtaaattttaattaattttatactaaataatattattcctcAATGTACTtcatttaactaatattttatttagaattagGTAGTGTTTGCACAtctttttgattaaaaaaaatacaaagagtgagaaaaataaaagatagaatgaaattttaaaaatggcaATTATATAAAGATTGTTCTATCAATATGTGGCACTGCTGGatgataatttttactttttatatagttatagatgatctttttttcatttttatatcaaaattcattttaaaactaaaaataagattggtaaaattaaatgattttaattaacattaattagacttttaaatatatttacgtAAGGAAATAATACCAATTTAGAGATGGATATACAAGTTAGGTCTGCCTGCTTCCATTCTTATCTAAATAAATCATACCACACTGACATGCTAATTGAATgaacttctttttttgtttgatttgcaCGTCTACCTCACTTAGCCCGTGAGCTAATGAACCAGTACGCAAGCtgaataacaatatatatatatatatatatatatatatttctaatttttaaaaaagaaaaatgataggaaaacctgaaaaaattataaaacaaattaataaaaaatgaaaaatgattagCATACTGTTAGCAAAAACACACGAAAATAtggatgaaataataaaatcataaaaaaaaaaaaacctttgctTACCTCACTCAAACAtcaaattaagcataaaagCCTCATTAGCAGCATCTAGGTTTTTCTTCCAATCACCCATTCCAGGTTTGAGAAGCAAAAGCCAATTGCAAGTGAACCTTTGTGATTCATTGATTCCCTCTCTTCAGGCAGTACCCAGTAGACACGTAATGAAATAAATAGCTATAAGCTGAAATTTCAAGATATCTTTAATTATCTACTTAAATCCATGTTACAGAACAATCATCAACCATGCACGGCAACAAGCTTATCCTAAGCACTTTGCCACAACTAATCAGTTCATCACACTAAGGTTTTCACTTTCCCTGATAGAAACAACCCATCTGAACATTGGCGTGCAGCGCAGAGGCATTCATATTTTTGTGTTTCCCTTTACCTATTTGCTTTTCTActtttgcttttgcttttgctttttGGAGTACCATCTTATATGGGAAAACTGATTCAGCACTAACAAGAAGTTCACAGCACATCTTGCCTTACCCCCAAAGCATTATCAGCCTTATACAATAGATTTTCTACAACAAACCATGTCTCCAAAAGTAATAAATTCAACGTATGcccataataaaataaaacctcATTTTGTAAAATGTACAACGCAAGCAACATTTGGGAGAAGAAacatcaaacaatttttttcaagaacAAGTGTGCAGACCTCAACAAATTGCAACAGCACACCCAATATAGCATGGGAAGAAGAACGACTGCTCTTTGGTGTGTAACATTGATTAGAAACTGATAATCGtgaaacaaaaaatgaacaGAAATAATTTCTTTCAGATTGCCAAGAATTCGAGCAAACATTAAGAAAAACAACTGAAGAACTATCTAATTTAGGAACTCAAAATTTTTAACTTCCAATTAAAAGGCATCAAAATTCCCCTGAGCTCGGACACTTTGTCCCGAGGCTTCATTGGAGATGCTACTGAGCAGACAAGGACAATATTCCAAAGCCACATATCATTCATCTAAAATTGGACTAGCCTCATTGATCTCTATTTCACCAGTGTAATTGAATTGTGTCCTCTTGATCCTTCCCTTGCATCTCCATTGGCACAATTATTCTTTAGAACCATTGAAATATCAGCCTCAGAAGCTCCTGCAAGCACTCAATAGCAGCATCCAGGATTTTTCTTCTAATCATCCATTCCTGATTTTCATTCAACTAGGTATCGTTGAAATAGCATATTAGCCCAGAAAAGGTGAATCTGCAATCTAATGATAGCTTCTTCTGCAGAGACATCACCCTGACCCCCAACACTGGAGGACTCGCCAACATCAGTACCCCTTCCCTGctgtttctttcttctcaatttttttctttcttgcttgCATTGGGATCCTTTATCTCATTTGCTCTCGGTCAGTTGCAACCTTACTCTTCTCCTCGGTTAAAAAGCTGTAGTGCGTCATTTTGAAGCAGCTTTATCAAATAATCAATCTATCCTGACCCTCCTCACTAGCCAATTTCCTCAAGTCTCCAAACAAAACTCCATCCTGAGTCAATATATGAAGATGTTGATCAACACCAATCATCCATCTTCGCTTACTTCCATTCCATACCTTCTGTTGCACCAGATTTTTTCCTTTGGAGCATCCTTTTTTACCTTACCAATCCTCACCATCATGAGCTTCAGAAACACATTCACTTGGTGATTCATCACCATTGGTCACTTTTCTTCTTCCAATAAAGGTCAGGACTAACTTCAACATTGTTTATTCTCAGCATCCCAATTGAATCACTTTTATTCGTTTCATGTCCCTTTAGGAGATGCTATCTCAGCCAATCTAAGGAGGTTGTAGTCACTAAATCACCACCATTATCTTTTGCTCACTCTAAAACGGCCATTCACCAGCATCCGTGCAAGCCTAATGTCAAGATCATAAAGAAGCTTGAACCCCAGCCTCAACTTCACGAAACTGTTCCTtccaggattttttttttctttttttctaattaggagatttAATGGATGTGGTACTGTGGTATGATCTATCTAAAAAGTGTGATCAAAAGCAAGTATGGGGAAAGTCAGACTGGACTTAACCAGGCCTATTTACATGCAGAGCAATACTGGCGGATTGCTTACGAACCTGTTAACAGATACTAAGTTCAGCGGAAAGTGACAATGATATTTCCAGCCAGGAAAAGTTTTTGCAAGCATTTAACTGACATGCAAGAATAACAAGTGTAGGTGAAAGgggaccataatttgtcttatCTATTAGAATATAGTGAAGAGAAATATCTGGAAAGAAAAGATGAAGTGATCTTCATTATCATCAAATGGTACATTTATACAATCAGGAAATGCTACATATCTGCTGTGATCCGTATCACAGCTGTGGAAGCGAGATAGGAATATCTCAAAATGCATACAGAAGCTGCCACAGTCGGATGTGACACTTGTTACACCAGTAGAAGGTTtaatattctctctctctctctctctctctctgtatatatatatatatatatatatatatatatatatatatatatatatatatatatatatatatataaatggcaGAGGCTGCCATGGCTCTTTGTGGTCATTGCCATTGCTGTGGGGACGTTCCGCTTTCCCcacaaatcaagaaaaaaattcgTGAAACTAAAACAAACCTGCCACAGGTAGCAATGGAATTTTGCGTGTTCATGAggacataaaaaaaagaaaaaacaaaaggttttagCATACACGTTTTCACACCTTATAACCACTCCAATTTGTGTGAACCTTCCAATCCCACCAACCAGCTTCCATCACTGCCATTCTTTGTCCTCTCcaacattttgttattttgccatcatatttctttaaatatttttattttcatttattttttctctagtTGTCACAATCTAAATATTTCAGTGATGGATGGTTTCTAAAAGTCAACACATGGAACCCTCTAGCTCTAATGACAAAGTTCCAAATTccaaaaacaaggaaaagaGCAGGAGCAAAATTATAGACAATCtccataatattattttctttgataaTCCTCAGAGTGTGTGGTATGAATATTTAACCTTTACTTTCTATAAAGACAATTAACCGGAGAGCAACCTTATCCAAATTTCAACTATTTACTACCTCCAATTATTATTCTCTGCCTCCTATCTTATTAAATGAATGTACTATGTATTGTGCCACTTATCTTACTTCACCTTAGCTGCATTAGAAGTAACAGATTTCTTTATACAGTCTACTATTCCTTCACAATCTGCTTCAAGAGCACAGACTGAGCTGTCATCATCCTCTGCATATGAATGAGGTGACCGGAGGTTCCCATGGGTTTGACAAGCCTTCATTGTCTTACAATGTTCAGCTTCATCATCTCTGATGTTTACAAATACATCGTACAGATTCTCTAGATgggaaataaatatattgttaatCATCAATGTGAGAAACTTTACTGCATTAAAAAGGTTCAATGCAAAGAGGTAATTGGTTTGTTCAGGAGACaaataattatacaaaataaaggGTGGGGGTGGAAAACCACAAGAATACAATTTTAAGTACAAATGTTTCCACTTCAGGACAGGAGCGATTAACCACACAAATGATATAGAATGTTCAACAAGTGATATATGATTAACCACTTAAAAACTTTAgtgattaattatatatatcgaAACTggacttgtttttagcaaaatcacccccccccccccccccaaccaGACAGAACAAATTCAGTATAGTAAATTAGTAATAAAGTAATGTTGGACCAGGTTTCAAGGCATACCTATCTTAGGTCTTCTTGAATTAGGAACTCTGGAAGTTTGAAATTCATCTGAGGAAAATAATATGGGAAGTGAGAAATTCCAGTTTTTCCTCCAGTAAAAAACCCAGGgtcataaaaatgaaaagcttACCAAATAAATACAAGTCATCTCCTGTATAATAATTCACAGCAACCTCTGGAGCTggcatttttttcaattcatctacaaaaaattatcaaactgTCAGAGTTATTGAATCACCATGTACAAATAGACACAATCAAATAAGAATGTGAAGCAAAGAGGAACAACTTTTGGAACCTTCAtcaaataaagtaattaatatattacttaTTAAATAATCAATGCAAGATCATTTATCTGCTTTCTTTTCTGATATGTTTTGGTTTAGACAACAAATTAAGGTGATTTCAAGAACATGTTAATCCaagttagaaaatgaaaaatgtaagCATCAACATAAAGCTAGAATAACCTCAGCCTGTCATTATTCAACCATGCTACAGCCTAACAGCTCGTcttaactttaattaattttcacatCAAATAAATCATGACTGATGAGCATGTATAAAACCAATGGCTTTCCAGACCTCAATTACAAAAGCATAAAACCAAGAgttaacatagaataaaaatctaaataacacaaaaaagaaaagggaaaagaaaactccataaTACCTCCTTGGACCTTGATAAATTTGTCATAAGTTTCAAATGCATGACTCTCTACACATTCCGAAAAGTGATCTGCACTAGCAATAAAGCCATACACATAAAATCAGTAATTGAAGAACCAAGCTTACAGGTACCAAATGGTGGAATGTAATTCAGTCAACATGATGATTAACTGTTGATAATTTAGCAAAAGGAACTATGTCagtttcttcattcttctttgttTGCGCTGAACTGCTGATCAGCTGtgttatttaagttgttttaaGTTCAGCAACATAGTTTAATGTCAATTGTTTgcctcattttatttttatcaattgtgCAAGAAACAGAGGCCATATGGGCATCTCAAATACTTTCTCATTTACACTTCCAGTTTACGCCACTGGTATAACCAAACAAATAACTAGTAAAAATATGTGCATAGATGTGCTGGCAACTTCTATCTTTTCAATCAAACAGGTGACATTTTTTCATTTGGGGTCTTCAAAACTCCTCATATGTATACAACTTAACTAAATTTTCAGACCAACGAACTGAAAGATGTAGCATGAATTGAAGTTAAACAAAATTCAAGTATTTAATACTTACATGCCATTCTTGGGCTTACTGCATACATTAAAACTgtcataatataataaaatattgcaaTATGTTGAGCGAGAAAGCGGTCAAACCACCAAGCATTCCCCCCTAGTTCCTGCAATAGAGGTCCAAGCTTATCACATGCAATAAAGTATGTGTACAATAGAGTCACAAATCATGCATGtgattgcaaattacaaaacttgcaaaaatccccccaaaaatatatttttgctcCCCattttcattgatgaagaatatcTTTCCGGAAAATATTTTCCAGTGTTTAGAGCAGAAAAACATTTTATGTTGGTTGATGTAGAAAAAGCATTTTCTAGAAAAACTATACTCTATGTTGGTAATGCCATGGATCCATTCCATGACAATTCAATAGAACAGAAGATTACAACCATTACAGGAGGAAAAAATTACTTCTCCTAAACTAATCAGACAAcagaaaatatttagaaaatgcACCAACTGTATTAAGGAAAATAACTTtctggttttaattttttaattttttaattttctggtATTTACCTATTTGgtgtgaaaatattttctgttatttgacgacacaaaaaataaataattcagaaAGCATTTTCCATTGTTTGGTGTAGTAGCAGAAAAGAACACAGCTTCCTGGTCAATTtctacttattatttttttactattttcttctgaaaacattttccaCTGTCAGGTtattatctataaaaataaacatggaTATGCACATGATAGGAGTACATTTATGCCACTCAAATCATTATCTTCACAGTGGAACATACCACTGTATAGTGTTTTTAGATACCTCCTAGAATCAATTTTGACCCCCAAAATAATGGTGGAAAATTGAAAAAGTTGAAGCAATTATTTGCAGCTTTTAGTAGAATTGAAAGCTCATCCAAACACATACTATGTTTCCCTCAATTTTCTCCAACTTTCAATCAGGTCTTCTGCTTCAACGGTTGAGTTTACTCATAATACATTCAACTACTAATCctctaaaaacaaaacaactcaTGGATGGTGATGGACAACTACCAAGATTTGCAGAATGACACCTTTTGAGAATTAACCAATAAGACATcagttacattaaaaaattgtcaGAGATCTTACTTCCATGATGAgcaaatgatgcatttcattcCAGCTCTCAGCAAAATGCACTTTCAGATAGTCTGCCCGTCTCCACCAGCCAAAACTCTCATACATATGGAGAACTGACATAAAGGCTGCCATAGATAAACAGTACACAGAAATTAATACCAAAAAGTCACAATGAAAATGCCCAGTGACTCCCTACATTTACAAGTAAATTAAGTACACAATTGACAATGATGCTTAACAAGCATAGCAATGTTCACTAGATACAGCCAAAGAATTGCAAGTTCGCTACATCATCATGAAATTTAGAATAACATCAAAAACTAAAACaggttcaattttttaaaaaaaaaagtataatcaaGTGTAGCAGTAAGGATTTCAAGCACTTACCAAAGTAAGGAACCCTGGCAATAGTTTCAAGCACAAAAAACCTTGCATAGTGTCTATCATGGTACAGAGTATCAAGTATCTTTATGACGGAATCCTGAAATTATCAGTGGAGCTGAAAATAAGTAATAAACAACAAATACTCACATCCTTCTTCCTAGGAATAACAATCCCCAAAAGCAGAACCAACGAGTCAAGAAAGTTTCAACTATATGTaaaatcaaggttttaaaaaacagtTCGTGACGACAACGCAAACACAATTGTGATTGCATCGGCCGCATTTGTCCGCAGTTTCCCTCAATATCAAGTAACGCGATTAATCTGAAAATGCTTGGTGAATGTTCATACACTTAATAACTCAATTAAAATGTTTTGCTAGAaagatgaataataaataaggaTGCGTAACAATACAACAGTATATGGTGATTCCGACGGTGAATTTCAGTTGAGTGGTTGAAGGAGGAGAATTAAATTACCGTGAGAAAGATATTCACCGATTGTTCGACCTTGATAATCCGTTTCTCGAACGCAGAGGTGTTAATCGAGTTTCCACTAGTTGATTTATCAGCGGAGTGAAGAGGAGAGGTTTTGGAGGGGAATGAATCCTGCACGATCACTTTTTCCTCTTTATCCTGAAGGAGCGAGGAGCGAGCCCTAGAGAAGAAGATATCAGAGAACGGAACTGATAACAGAGGAACGAAACGAGTGAGGATAGGTTAAGACTACGAACCTGAAAAGTTGTGGAGCTTTATGGATTCGGGAATAGGAGGAAGAAAGTGGTTTGGGAAGAGGCGAAGAAACGAAGAGCGAAGAAGAGAAAATTGCCGCCATGTTTGGAGAGGGAACTTTGTGTGTGtatgagagagagagtgtgtgtgtgtgagatatTAATTGAATTGAAGAGTGGAAATGGGAAAGAGGACCTGAGTGGTCCACGGAGGCATTTGATTTGTCGATTCGCAGCGTGTTGTCATAGGCGGCATTTACGGCAATTCCGGTGATTTCTCATACCAGCGTCCGCACTCggatcctttttgttttttctttctcaaccaAGTTCCGTTTTCCGTTCTACTttcaagttaaaatttaattttcctttttttattgttagaaATTTATAACATTCTTTTACTCTACTCaatcaattaaactaaattttttttataaaaaatatattttaatttaagaataaataattattttattgtatgaaaatataattctattataatttaatcctAAGAAAAATCTATCATATTAAACATATAAAAGTGCAATAATTACATCAGCatacaatttaatataaattaattcttaaattttaaaatttaacgtttaattaattctaaaaaaatataatttattataaaattaatagttgAACATTACtatcttaaaaaacaaaataatcttacaaatttaataacaaaataaaattattacattttcttacacatttaagaaatttttattcttttaaaaattaaattatcattgATTTACATattcagaaataaaaataattatttattcttagTTTAATGAATCAATCTTTAGgttaatagaaattattattttcacattttcttttttatccttttcagACAAAAAATTACGTACTTATTTCTCGTAAAATAATCTTTCTaatcaatgattttttaatatataaattacaattaaaaataagctTGTATCCCAATGTAATttgcttatttttaatttgtttattataaatataaaatgtaatttatatacTATAATCAGTTGCGTCTTACACaaactaaaatactaattaacctaaaaaacGAAAAACTAAAATCACACGCGATTTAAGTTAAAGAAGcccaaaatacaattaaataaagattataatatttataaagatacCTTATAAACAAACCGTGAAACAAAAAGGACAGAGAATTTGGCATTCAGTGTTCACAAAGGGTTTCGTAAGCAACTGATCCACCCGtgctaaaaaaatatagcaAACTTGTTCGTAAAAATATTACACAAATGGTTAGGTATGAGTTGTATAGCAAAGCAAGTTGTGAAGAGGATTAGTGTGTGGAGGTCCAAAGACGTGGGTTGAATAGCATTTCTTCTCCAGGAAGACGACGTGGTCATGGCAAACTGTGATTAATTTGACATTAggcatttattaaaatataataatgacaACTATGGTGATTAAACTAATGGGAATTGTTAAGTTGACGTGAGgctacatataaaaaatttctgaAAGAGTTCATCCTAAACCTTTAagtaatatgaaatatttaaaggagGGACATTACATTATTGcggtttaaactttaaaagacAAGCAAAGAGTGCTGAGACAGCGACAGCAACAGCAACATTCATTCATTCACATCCAAATCCATCACACTTCCAGATTCTAATTGCCAACACAATTCACATTCACACCCTCTTCTTGGATTGTATAGTTTCGTGTGTTCCTATCTGAATATTCTGGCCCCTAGAAAAGTCCATGCCTAGATTTCCAAGGCCATGGAAGATGAAAGAGGGAGTCTCCTACTACCAAAGAACATGGAGGAGCACCACCCAGCACATGATCGTGGAACAACAGAATTAAGGAACTTCAGATCATACCTGAGATGGGTTTACGTGGATCACTCCAACGTGTGCAAAGCTGGTCTTTCTTGGACCGTGTTCTTCACTTTAGCCTTTGTTGTGCCAACACTCTCGCACTTTCTACTTGATTGTCCCACCTGCGACCGTGATCATAGTCGACCATACCACATACCCGTGCAGATTTCTCTCTCCGTCTTCGCTGCCCTCTCTTTCATCAGTATTTCTTCGTGGGATCGTAGGTATGGCTTCAGAAAGTTTCTCTTCCTTGATAAATTAGGTGATGAAAGCCTCAAGATTCAACGAGGGTACTCAGAACAGATGCAGGtttgttttctctttccttttctccttttccCGTTTTATTTGGTATGATGATTTCTTTAAACAATTCCGGAGTATCTGCCATTCAATTTTTTGGTTGACTCACCCAATTGCAACGTTTGTGTCCAAAGTGAAAAACATAAAGAACAGTAGCTTGAAACATGTTTTCAATTACAACAAGTCCTAGTCTTTCCTTAAGTAGGAAAAAGTAACATAGtactacttttttatatttttggtacAACACAATACTCTTTTGTTTGCAGTAATCAATTGCCATATATCTACTCAGAAATTGGcatgcaaatagcaattttaaaattgtacGATCTGCAGTTAAAAAAGGGAACACGATCATGGTCTTTTGGCAATTACTTTTCTGACGTGTTTGTTTCCATCCTCTTCATAATTATGGCAATTATTTGGTCAATATTCAATAATCTGtttgttaaaagttaaaaccacTTGTTGGAGAATTATAGAAAAAATCAAGTTTCACGTTAATAGTAGCCTTATAAAGCTTAAGCGCCCATCACTTTATATGTTGGTTTTGTAGAGATGAGTTAAGCCAAAATCAAAGAACAAATTCAAACTGTTTAGCAAAATAACTTAGTCCCTATTATGCAGGGAACCATGAAGCTTATCATGCGTTGGGGGCTTCCCTGTTTCATAGCAGAATGTGCCTACAAGATATGGTGGTACGTCTCGGGAGCATCACAAATACCACATTATGGTAGTATATACGTGAGCAGCATCATTCTGTGCACATTGGACCTATGTTCTTGGCTGTATAGAACATCCATTTTCTTCCTGGTGTGTGTTCTCTTTCGGCTTATCTGCTACTTGCAAATACTTAGACTAGATGAGTTTGCTCGAGTTTTTCAGCGAGAAACTGAGGTGGGGTCAATCTTGTTGGAGCACCTAAGAATGAGAAGGAATCTTCGGATCATAAGCCATCGTTTCCGAGGTTTCATTCTAGCTTCTCTGCTTTTGGTGACAGCAAGCCAACTCATTTTTCTGCTTATGGTTACAAAACCTCATGCTGATGTTGATATCCTCAAGGCTGGAGAGCTTGCGGTAAAGCTTCTTTCCTCCATTTATAACACCTTTGGTAAACAGATTAGTCATGTACTTATTTAACAACATTATGTCACTAGCACATAATTAATAAGCTTCCTTACAAATCTTTAACATGGTCATaaataaactatattataaacttggaatttaattagaatactcTCACAGTAGAGATTTTTTTACTTC
It contains:
- the PTOX gene encoding plastid terminal oxidase; protein product: MAAIFSSSLFVSSPLPKPLSSSYSRIHKAPQLFRARSSLLQDKEEKVIVQDSFPSKTSPLHSADKSTSGNSINTSAFEKRIIKVEQSVNIFLTDSVIKILDTLYHDRHYARFFVLETIARVPYFAFMSVLHMYESFGWWRRADYLKVHFAESWNEMHHLLIMEELGGNAWWFDRFLAQHIAIFYYIMTVLMYAVSPRMAYHFSECVESHAFETYDKFIKVQGDELKKMPAPEVAVNYYTGDDLYLFDEFQTSRVPNSRRPKIENLYDVFVNIRDDEAEHCKTMKACQTHGNLRSPHSYAEDDDSSVCALEADCEGIVDCIKKSVTSNAAKVK
- the LOC100816572 gene encoding uncharacterized protein; the protein is MEDERGSLLLPKNMEEHHPAHDRGTTELRNFRSYLRWVYVDHSNVCKAGLSWTVFFTLAFVVPTLSHFLLDCPTCDRDHSRPYHIPVQISLSVFAALSFISISSWDRRYGFRKFLFLDKLGDESLKIQRGYSEQMQGTMKLIMRWGLPCFIAECAYKIWWYVSGASQIPHYGSIYVSSIILCTLDLCSWLYRTSIFFLVCVLFRLICYLQILRLDEFARVFQRETEVGSILLEHLRMRRNLRIISHRFRGFILASLLLVTASQLIFLLMVTKPHADVDILKAGELALVSITLVSGLLILLRGATKITHKAHSITGLAAKWHICATINSFDNIEGETPTTAHAISAQAIATNISWGSSDDDEVGDEEDDLDNTKLLLPIYTQTISFHKRQALVTYLENNRAGITVFGFMLDRTWLHSIFGIQLALCLWLLNKTVGV